A single region of the Bacteroides luhongzhouii genome encodes:
- a CDS encoding hybrid sensor histidine kinase/response regulator transcription factor, producing the protein MKKWLFLILLFPLTCVAQTYRYLGVEDGLSNRRVYCIQKDKTGYMWFLTHEGIDRYNGKDFKRYKLMDGDVEINSLLNLNWLYIDQEGVLWEIGKKGKVFRYDQIHDCFNLVYKLPMESFSEQPDPVTYAWLDESKHIWLCNKDTIFLYNTETQQVTHIKNDISEEITDIEQIDESHFFIGTEMGIHYAKLENNALELINCDKLESLKAQVIDLYFDKKIRKLFIGTFLRGIMIYDMNTKSVIRPEQNLKDISITRFRPLNDKELLIATDGGGVHKINVDTYQIVPEIVADYNSNNGMNGNSINDIFVDDEERVWLANYPIGITIQNNRYTGYKWIKHSIGNKQSLINDQVNAIIEDRDGDLWFATNNGISFLNSKTGQWRSVLSTFEESQGNKSHIFLTVCEVAPGIIWAGGYSSGAHQIDKKTFNVSYFMPPLYTHSNKRPDKYIRDIRTDMQGYIWSGGFYNLKRINLKTQDIRFYDGLNSITAIVEKDEKSMWIGSAAGLCLLDKESGKFERIKLPVESNYIYSLYQAKNGLLYIGTSGSGLLIYDVNKKLFTHYHSENSALISNNIYTILSDADKDIIMSTESGLTSFYPEEKKFHNWTKDMGLMTTHFNALSGTLRKNNKFILGSSDGAVEFDKDMKLPRSYTSKMIFSDFKLFYQTIYPGDEDSPLKASINETKELRLKYNQNIFSLQVSSINYDYPSNVLYSWRLEGFYDEWSKPGTENTIRYTNLAPGKYTLRVRAISNEDKRIMLEERSMDIVIAQPFWLTFWAMLLYAAFLCLIAIILLRILILRKQRKVSDEKIHFFINTAHDIRTPLTLIKAPLEELREKEELSKEGISNMNTALRNVNALLRLTTNLINFERADVYSSELYISEHELNTFMNEIFNAFLQYANIKHINFTYESNFRYMNVWFDKEKMESIFKNIISNALKYTPENGNVQIFVSETSDSWSVEVRDTGIGIPANEQKKLFKLHFRGSNAINSKVTGSGIGLMLVWKLVRLHKGKINLSSIENQGSVIKITFPKDSKRFRKAHLATPSKQRQEIKAIDNVPPPSPEIYENAQKKENINHRRILIVEDNDELRNYLSQTLSEEYVVQVCSNGKEALTIIPEYKPELVISDIMMPEMRGDELCQAIKNNIETSHIPVILLTALNNEKDILSGLQIGADEYVVKPFNIGILKANVSNLLANRALLRSKYANLDLDDEEHDEDCINCSQDIDWKFIANVKKNVEDNIDNPALTVDVLCSLMGMSRTSFYNKLRALTDQAPGDYIRLIRLKRAVQLLKEDTHTITEIAEMTGFSDAKYFREVFKKHYNVSPSQYGKEKKAVSKEGGEKKE; encoded by the coding sequence ATGAAAAAATGGCTTTTTCTAATCTTATTGTTTCCTCTAACTTGTGTCGCGCAGACGTATCGATATCTTGGAGTGGAGGATGGGTTAAGTAACCGGCGGGTTTACTGCATTCAAAAAGATAAAACCGGCTACATGTGGTTCCTTACACACGAAGGTATTGATCGATACAACGGAAAAGATTTTAAACGATATAAGTTAATGGATGGTGATGTAGAAATAAACTCTCTGTTAAATCTGAACTGGCTTTATATCGATCAGGAAGGAGTTTTATGGGAAATCGGAAAGAAAGGAAAAGTGTTCCGGTATGACCAGATTCACGACTGTTTCAATCTTGTATATAAGTTACCGATGGAAAGCTTCAGTGAGCAACCGGATCCGGTCACTTATGCCTGGCTTGACGAGAGTAAACACATCTGGCTGTGCAATAAGGATACAATCTTTCTCTATAACACAGAAACCCAACAGGTCACCCATATAAAGAACGATATCAGTGAAGAAATCACTGATATTGAACAGATAGACGAGTCGCATTTCTTTATCGGCACAGAGATGGGTATTCATTACGCCAAGCTGGAAAATAACGCATTGGAACTTATCAATTGTGATAAGCTGGAGAGCCTGAAAGCCCAGGTTATCGATCTATATTTCGACAAAAAGATTCGTAAACTATTCATCGGCACTTTTCTACGGGGAATCATGATTTACGATATGAATACCAAATCTGTCATACGCCCGGAACAGAATTTGAAAGATATCAGTATCACACGATTCAGACCATTAAATGATAAGGAATTACTGATAGCAACCGACGGTGGAGGAGTACACAAAATAAATGTGGACACTTATCAGATAGTACCCGAAATTGTGGCTGATTATAACAGTAACAATGGTATGAATGGTAACAGCATCAATGACATCTTTGTAGATGATGAAGAACGGGTATGGCTGGCTAATTATCCCATCGGAATCACCATACAAAACAACCGTTATACCGGCTACAAATGGATCAAACACTCCATCGGCAATAAACAGTCTTTAATCAACGATCAGGTGAACGCCATTATCGAAGACAGAGACGGAGATTTATGGTTCGCAACAAACAATGGCATCAGTTTCCTCAATTCAAAAACCGGCCAATGGCGTTCGGTGCTTAGTACTTTTGAAGAGTCGCAAGGTAATAAAAGCCATATCTTTCTTACCGTATGCGAAGTAGCTCCCGGAATTATCTGGGCAGGCGGGTACTCTTCCGGTGCTCACCAGATAGATAAAAAGACGTTCAACGTCAGCTATTTCATGCCGCCCTTGTACACTCATAGTAACAAGCGACCGGATAAATACATACGTGATATCCGTACAGATATGCAGGGTTATATCTGGTCCGGAGGTTTCTATAACCTCAAACGCATCAATCTAAAAACGCAGGACATACGGTTTTATGATGGATTAAATTCCATTACCGCCATCGTTGAGAAAGATGAAAAAAGCATGTGGATCGGTAGTGCGGCCGGTCTGTGCCTTTTAGATAAAGAATCCGGGAAATTTGAACGTATCAAACTTCCGGTAGAGTCGAACTATATCTACTCTTTGTATCAGGCAAAAAACGGATTATTATATATAGGTACCAGCGGATCGGGACTATTGATTTACGATGTCAACAAAAAACTGTTCACTCATTACCACTCTGAAAACAGTGCTTTAATATCCAATAATATCTACACTATATTATCGGATGCGGACAAAGACATTATAATGAGTACAGAAAGCGGACTGACAAGCTTCTATCCTGAAGAAAAGAAATTTCATAACTGGACCAAAGACATGGGATTGATGACTACACATTTCAATGCGTTGTCAGGCACACTGCGAAAAAACAATAAATTCATTTTAGGCAGTTCAGACGGAGCCGTAGAGTTTGACAAGGACATGAAATTACCCAGAAGCTATACCTCTAAAATGATTTTCAGCGATTTCAAGCTTTTCTATCAGACAATCTATCCGGGTGATGAAGATTCTCCGTTAAAAGCAAGCATCAATGAAACAAAGGAACTGAGGTTGAAATACAATCAGAATATTTTCTCTTTGCAGGTTTCTTCCATCAATTATGACTACCCCTCCAACGTTCTTTATTCCTGGAGATTAGAAGGTTTTTATGACGAATGGAGCAAACCCGGAACCGAGAATACGATTCGTTACACCAATCTTGCGCCGGGCAAATATACGCTAAGAGTGCGTGCCATCTCCAATGAAGACAAACGCATCATGCTTGAAGAAAGAAGCATGGACATTGTCATAGCACAACCTTTCTGGCTGACATTTTGGGCTATGCTGCTTTATGCGGCTTTCCTTTGTCTCATTGCCATCATTCTATTGCGTATCCTGATTTTAAGAAAGCAGCGCAAAGTCTCCGATGAGAAAATACACTTCTTTATCAATACGGCACATGATATCCGTACCCCATTGACGCTTATCAAAGCACCTTTGGAAGAACTACGCGAGAAAGAGGAGTTGAGCAAAGAAGGTATTTCCAACATGAATACGGCATTACGAAACGTAAATGCCTTGCTACGTCTTACCACCAATCTTATCAACTTTGAAAGAGCGGACGTATATTCTTCCGAATTATATATTTCAGAGCATGAGCTAAACACGTTTATGAATGAAATATTCAATGCGTTCCTGCAGTACGCCAACATCAAGCACATCAACTTTACTTATGAAAGTAATTTCAGGTATATGAATGTATGGTTTGATAAAGAAAAGATGGAATCTATCTTTAAGAACATCATTTCGAACGCACTGAAATATACTCCGGAAAATGGAAATGTACAGATTTTCGTTTCAGAAACATCTGACTCATGGAGCGTGGAAGTCAGAGACACAGGAATCGGCATCCCGGCCAACGAACAAAAGAAATTGTTCAAACTTCATTTCCGTGGCAGTAATGCTATTAATTCCAAAGTGACAGGAAGTGGCATCGGGCTGATGCTTGTATGGAAACTAGTCCGCCTGCATAAAGGAAAGATTAATCTGTCAAGTATTGAAAACCAGGGATCAGTCATCAAAATAACGTTCCCTAAAGACAGCAAGCGCTTCCGGAAAGCACATTTGGCAACTCCTAGCAAACAGCGTCAGGAAATAAAGGCTATCGACAACGTTCCGCCTCCATCACCTGAAATTTACGAGAACGCACAGAAAAAAGAAAATATAAACCATCGTCGAATCTTGATTGTAGAGGATAATGATGAGTTGCGTAACTATCTGTCACAGACATTGTCAGAAGAATATGTCGTACAGGTATGCTCCAATGGAAAAGAAGCACTGACGATTATTCCCGAATACAAACCGGAACTGGTCATTTCAGACATTATGATGCCGGAAATGCGAGGGGATGAATTATGTCAGGCTATCAAGAATAATATCGAGACTTCTCACATCCCTGTCATCCTGCTGACAGCTTTGAATAATGAGAAAGATATTCTTTCGGGACTTCAGATTGGTGCGGATGAATACGTTGTGAAACCGTTCAACATCGGTATATTGAAAGCAAACGTTTCCAATCTGCTGGCCAATCGTGCACTCTTGCGCAGTAAATACGCCAATCTGGATCTGGATGATGAGGAGCATGATGAAGACTGCATCAACTGTTCACAGGATATTGATTGGAAATTCATTGCAAACGTCAAAAAGAACGTGGAAGATAACATTGACAATCCGGCTCTCACGGTAGATGTATTATGCAGCCTGATGGGAATGAGCCGCACGAGTTTCTATAATAAATTAAGGGCATTGACCGATCAGGCGCCGGGAGATTATATCCGGCTGATTCGTCTGAAACGTGCCGTACAATTACTAAAAGAAGACACACATACCATAACAGAAATTGCAGAAATGACAGGATTCAGTGATGCCAAGTACTTCCGCGAAGTATTTAAAAAGCATTATAATGTAAGTCCCAGTCAATATGGCAAAGAGAAAAAAGCAGTTAGTAAGGAAGGAGGAGAAAAGAAAGAATGA
- a CDS encoding chromate transporter → MNIYLEAFGIFFKIGAFTIGGGYAMVPLIENEIVTKRKWIAQEDFIDLLAISQSAPGILAVNISIFIGYKLRGIRGSIITALGTILPSFIIILAIALFFHSFKDNPIVERIFKGIRPAVVALIAAPTFTMGRSAKINRYNLWIPVVSALLIWLLGFSPIWIIIAAGIGGFLWGKIKKVES, encoded by the coding sequence ATGAACATTTATCTAGAAGCATTTGGAATCTTTTTTAAAATAGGCGCCTTTACCATTGGAGGAGGGTATGCAATGGTGCCACTGATTGAAAATGAAATTGTCACCAAACGGAAATGGATTGCGCAGGAAGATTTTATCGATCTGCTGGCTATCTCCCAATCCGCTCCGGGAATTTTGGCAGTCAATATTTCTATCTTTATAGGATATAAACTGCGTGGAATCCGGGGAAGTATTATCACGGCATTGGGAACAATCTTGCCGTCTTTCATTATTATATTAGCTATCGCCCTGTTCTTTCATAGTTTCAAAGACAATCCGATAGTGGAACGCATCTTTAAGGGAATCCGACCGGCAGTGGTAGCACTCATTGCCGCACCGACCTTTACCATGGGACGATCTGCGAAAATCAACCGCTACAATCTGTGGATTCCGGTTGTTTCGGCATTATTAATCTGGCTGTTGGGCTTCTCCCCTATCTGGATTATTATTGCTGCCGGTATAGGAGGTTTCCTGTGGGGAAAGATTAAAAAAGTTGAAAGTTGA
- a CDS encoding chromate transporter translates to MIYLQLFYTFFKIGLFGFGGGYAMLSMIQGEVVTRYGWVSSQEFTDIVAISQMTPGPIGINAATYVGFTSTGSVWGSIIATFAVVLPSFILMLTISKFFLKYQKHPIVESIFSGLRPAVVGLLASAALVLMNVENFGSPTEDTYSFVISIIIFLIAFIGTRKYKANPILMIIACGIAGLLLY, encoded by the coding sequence ATGATTTACCTACAGTTATTCTATACATTTTTCAAGATCGGGCTTTTCGGCTTCGGTGGCGGTTATGCCATGCTTTCCATGATTCAAGGCGAAGTGGTGACCCGCTATGGATGGGTGAGTTCGCAGGAGTTCACGGATATTGTCGCAATCAGCCAGATGACACCGGGCCCTATCGGTATCAACGCAGCTACTTATGTAGGATTTACTTCTACGGGTAGCGTATGGGGTTCCATCATTGCTACCTTTGCCGTAGTCCTTCCCTCTTTCATCTTGATGTTGACCATCAGTAAATTCTTCCTGAAATACCAGAAACATCCGATAGTAGAATCTATATTTAGCGGATTACGCCCGGCAGTAGTCGGATTGCTCGCCTCCGCCGCGTTGGTACTAATGAATGTAGAAAACTTCGGTTCACCTACGGAAGATACTTACTCATTCGTTATCAGTATCATTATCTTCCTGATTGCTTTCATCGGAACAAGAAAATATAAAGCCAATCCGATATTAATGATTATCGCTTGCGGCATTGCGGGATTGCTGCTCTATTAA
- a CDS encoding glycoside hydrolase family 10 protein, with product MVVGKVSEFIGSLYYLCVTLLRFKNIMKLKNYLLLLALLLVAGVRAQVPSGNKYPKREFRGAWIQAVNGQFRGIPTERLKQTLISQLNSLQEAGINAIIFQVRPEADALYASQYEPWSRFLTGTQGQMPSPMWDPMQFMIEECQKRNMEFHAWINPYRVKTSLKNKLAPEHIYHQHPEWFVTYGDQLYFDPALPESREYICKIVTDIVSRYDVDAIHMDDYFYPYPVNGLDFPDNASFARYGGGFTNKADWRRSNVNVLIKKLHETIRGIKPWVKFGISPFGIYRNQKSDPLGSNTNGLQNYDDLYADVLLWAREGWIDYNIPQVYWEIGHKAADYETLVKWWATHSENRPLFIGQSVPKTVQFADPQNPSINQLPRKMALQRAYQTIGGSCQWYAAAVVENQGRYRDALISEYHKYPALVPVFDFMDDKAPDKVRKMKKVWTEDGYILFWTAPKADTEMDKAVRYVVYRFGSKEKVNLDDPSHIVAITRNPFYKLPYETGKTKYRYVVTALDRLHNESKSVSKKLKL from the coding sequence ATGGTAGTCGGCAAAGTTAGCGAATTTATCGGGAGTTTGTATTATCTTTGCGTCACATTATTACGATTTAAGAATATTATGAAGCTGAAAAACTATCTTTTACTTTTAGCCCTTCTTCTGGTGGCAGGAGTGAGGGCGCAGGTGCCGTCAGGCAATAAATATCCTAAACGTGAATTCCGTGGAGCATGGATACAGGCTGTCAACGGCCAGTTTCGTGGTATTCCCACAGAGCGATTGAAGCAAACATTGATTAGCCAGTTGAATTCTCTTCAGGAAGCCGGTATTAATGCGATCATTTTTCAGGTGCGCCCTGAAGCGGATGCATTATACGCTTCCCAATATGAACCGTGGAGCCGTTTCCTGACAGGAACACAAGGACAGATGCCTTCTCCTATGTGGGATCCGATGCAGTTTATGATTGAAGAATGTCAGAAACGGAATATGGAGTTTCATGCCTGGATCAATCCTTATCGTGTGAAGACTTCATTAAAAAACAAGTTGGCGCCGGAGCATATTTATCACCAGCATCCGGAATGGTTTGTTACTTATGGCGATCAGCTATACTTCGACCCGGCACTTCCTGAAAGTCGGGAGTACATCTGTAAAATTGTGACTGATATCGTGTCTCGTTATGATGTGGACGCTATCCATATGGATGACTATTTCTATCCTTATCCGGTTAATGGATTGGATTTCCCGGATAATGCGAGCTTTGCCCGTTATGGTGGAGGTTTCACGAATAAGGCAGATTGGCGTCGTAGTAATGTGAATGTGTTGATAAAGAAGCTTCACGAAACGATTCGTGGCATCAAGCCTTGGGTGAAGTTCGGTATCAGTCCGTTTGGTATCTATCGTAACCAGAAGAGTGACCCGTTGGGAAGCAATACCAATGGCTTGCAAAACTATGATGATCTTTATGCCGATGTACTGCTTTGGGCACGTGAAGGATGGATTGATTATAATATTCCGCAGGTTTATTGGGAAATTGGTCATAAAGCGGCTGACTATGAGACATTGGTGAAATGGTGGGCTACTCATTCGGAAAACCGGCCGTTGTTTATCGGTCAATCTGTGCCGAAGACTGTTCAGTTTGCCGATCCGCAGAATCCTTCTATCAATCAGCTTCCCCGTAAGATGGCTTTGCAACGTGCTTATCAGACAATCGGAGGTAGTTGCCAATGGTATGCGGCAGCTGTTGTTGAGAATCAGGGTAGATATCGTGATGCTTTAATCAGTGAATATCATAAGTATCCGGCTTTGGTTCCAGTCTTTGATTTTATGGATGATAAAGCTCCGGACAAGGTGCGCAAAATGAAAAAGGTATGGACAGAAGACGGCTATATTCTGTTCTGGACTGCTCCGAAAGCCGATACGGAGATGGATAAGGCTGTTCGATATGTAGTCTATCGCTTTGGCAGCAAAGAGAAGGTGAATTTGGACGATCCTTCACATATTGTAGCTATCACTCGCAATCCGTTCTACAAACTTCCTTATGAAACAGGAAAAACAAAATACCGTTATGTAGTGACTGCTTTAGATCGTTTACATAATGAATCGAAATCCGTAAGTAAGAAGTTGAAACTGTAA